Genomic segment of Truepera radiovictrix DSM 17093:
CGCGCGCGGGGGGTGCTGAGCGGCGAGGCGGCGGCCGAACTGATCCGCGCGCTGCGCGCGCTGCCGGGGCTCGTCGAGGAGACCCTCGGGGCGCGCCCTGAGATCGCGGCGGTCGCCGAAGCCTTTAAGGACAAGCGCGACTACCTCTTTCTCGGTCGGGGGGCGAACTACCCGACGGCGCTAGAGGGGGCGCTCAAACTCAAAGAGATCTCCTACATCCACGCCGAAGCCTACGCGACCGGCGAGATGAAACACGGCCCCATCGCCCTCATCGACGCCGACATGCCCGTGGTGGCGGTGGCGACCGCCTCGGCTTTATACGACAAGACGATCTCCAACCTTCAGGAGGTGCGCGCGCGCGACGGCGTGGTGATCGCGCTCGCGAGCCGCGGCGACGAGGCGATTCGGGCGCACGCCGACCACGTCATCTACGTGCCTAGGACCTTGGAGCTGGTGTCGCCGATCGTCAATGTGGTGGCGCTGCAGCTGTTGGCCTACGAAACCGCCGCGCGTTTGGGGCGCGACGTCGACCAACCGCGCAACCTGGCCAAGAGCGTGACGGTGGAGTAGCGCCGTCACGCACCGCTAGCTTGCCGCGTCAGACGCTCGACGCGCGCCGCTTCGCCGCTGCACGCTATGATGGGGGCCATGAGAGTGTTGCACGGTCTAGGGGAAGCCGCCCCCCTCTTCGCGGCGCGCCAGGGCCCTGACAGCGCAGCCCACGAGGAGGCCGTCCGGGCGATTTTGGCGCGCGTCCGCGCGGAGGGCGACGCCGCCCTGTTCGACCTCACCGAGCGCTTTGACGGCGTGCGTCTGGGCGCGCTGCAGGTTCCCGAGGCCGCCTTCGCAGCGGCCGAGCGGGAGGTCCCCGCAGCGCTGCAAGACGCCATGCGCCTGAGCGCCGCGCGCATCCGCGCTTTTTACGAACGGCAGCCGCAGGAGGGCTTTTTGTACCCCGCCGAGGGGGGGCTCTTGGGGCAACTCGTCCGGCCCGTCACGCGGGTCGGGGTGTACGCCCCCGCTGCCCTCTTTAGCACCCTCCTCATGTGCGCCGTGCCCGCACAGGTCGCGGGCGTCCGCGAGATCGCCGTGGCGACCCCGCCGCGGGGTGACGGCCGCGTCGCGCCGGAGATCCTGGTGGCCGCGCGCCTCTTGGGCCTCACCGAGGTCTACGCGGTCGGGGGGGCGCAGGCGATCGGCGCGCTCGCCTACGGCACCGAGAGCGTCCCCCGCGTCGACAAGATCGTCGGGCCGGGCAACGCCTACGTCGTGCTCGCCAAACGGCTCGTCTTCGGCGAAGTCGGTATCGAGGCGCTCCCTGGGCCCACCGAGACGCTCGTCTTGGCCGACGAAAGCGCCGAGGCGCACCACGTCGCCGCCGACCTCTTGGCCCAGGCCGAACATGCGGGCGCGCAGCCGGTTTTCGTCACGACCAGCGAGGCGCTCCTAGAGGCCGTGCAGCTCGAGCTCACGCGCCAGCTCGTTACGCTCCCGACCCGCGAGGTCGCAGCGGCCTCCCTGGGGCGCGGCTACGCCGTCTTGGTCGGAACGCTCGAAGAGGGGGTCGAGGTCGCCAACCGCTACGCCCCCGAACACCTCTGCTTGCTCGTGCGCGACCCGTGGGCGGTGCTCCCCGCCG
This window contains:
- the hisD gene encoding histidinol dehydrogenase, encoding MRVLHGLGEAAPLFAARQGPDSAAHEEAVRAILARVRAEGDAALFDLTERFDGVRLGALQVPEAAFAAAEREVPAALQDAMRLSAARIRAFYERQPQEGFLYPAEGGLLGQLVRPVTRVGVYAPAALFSTLLMCAVPAQVAGVREIAVATPPRGDGRVAPEILVAARLLGLTEVYAVGGAQAIGALAYGTESVPRVDKIVGPGNAYVVLAKRLVFGEVGIEALPGPTETLVLADESAEAHHVAADLLAQAEHAGAQPVFVTTSEALLEAVQLELTRQLVTLPTREVAAASLGRGYAVLVGTLEEGVEVANRYAPEHLCLLVRDPWAVLPAVEHAGGVFLGASSMEALGDYAAGPSHVMPTGATARFSSALNVRDFQKVIPLVNVSAETLGRIGPASAQMARAEGLEAHARAIEARLKRDAPGDAPATAAGAVLRD